A window of the Verrucomicrobiia bacterium genome harbors these coding sequences:
- a CDS encoding DUF2200 domain-containing protein, translated as MPTKHRIFTTPFANVYPYYVAKAEKKGRTKAEVDTIIRWLTGYTQKQLEAQLKKATDFETFFAKAPKMNPARTLIKGVVCGIRVEEVEDPLMREIRYLDKLIDELAKGKPMEKILRA; from the coding sequence ATGCCCACCAAACACCGCATCTTCACCACCCCCTTCGCCAACGTCTATCCCTACTACGTCGCCAAGGCGGAAAAGAAAGGCCGCACCAAGGCCGAGGTGGACACCATTATCCGCTGGCTCACCGGCTACACCCAGAAGCAGCTCGAAGCTCAACTGAAAAAAGCGACCGACTTCGAAACCTTCTTCGCCAAAGCACCCAAGATGAACCCCGCCCGCACCCTCATCAAAGGCGTCGTCTGCGGCATCCGTGTGGAAGAAGTCGAAGACCCCTTGATGCGCGAGATCCGCTACCTCGACAAACTCATCGACGAACTCGCCAAAGGCAAACCGATGGAAAAAATTCTAAGAGCCTGA